One genomic segment of Catalinimonas alkaloidigena includes these proteins:
- a CDS encoding zinc-dependent metalloprotease produces the protein MTKQALLICSILIFSVQGNLHAQLFQKKKKESKEAEKESKFTDYDQLITADARSDEGLFTTHWVDDKVYYEMPFDKLKKDMLWVSRIAKLPGNFGGGYTNAGSKINEQVVRWYRRGDHVDLKVISFQNVSDEESPIYQSVQANNFYSILFSSKIESFNPDSTALLIDITSIFTDEVRAINAMPDRLRKQYEVKQLDKSRTYIESVKSFPENIEIKHVMTYDAANPPESDQAGTISLLLNQSMILLPEDKMQSRLADYRVGWFTIKKYNYDSDALKSDDYELIRRWRLMPKDIEAYKRGELVEPVKPIVYYLDPATPEKWRPYFKQGIEDWNQAFEKAGFKNAIIAKDAPSEEEDPAFSPEDVRYSVVRYVASTTRNAIGPSVTDPRTGEIIESDIIWYHNHLRSYRNRYMIEAGAQNPSARTLQTPEAEIGEMMRMVIAHEVGHALGLPHNMKASAAYPTDSLRSADFTQQYGLTPSIMDYARVNYVAQPEDKGVRYIRMMGPYDEYAINWGYRYLPEAQTKEDEKNVLDSWILEKAGNPWYEFGSSNSGIDPQSQTESLGKDQVKASEYGLANMKKVVPNLVAWTSVDGQGYDELAEVYRELSYMWRGYISHVITNIGGVYETRKTANQDGAMYEHVPLSMQKKAMAFLNEHAFSSPDWLMNAEILDRIEPAGAIKRAKAIQTWSLERLLDEERLLRMVENESFNGSEAYSVLDMLDNLRRGIFAELYNGKAVDAYRRNLHRAYIDIAKSKLDLLQQEQPERDDEEIIISDIIPLMRAELEQLSRDLKNHSQRNADKMSRIHWNDLIARIDDTHK, from the coding sequence ATGACAAAACAGGCACTACTAATTTGCAGTATTTTAATCTTCTCTGTTCAAGGAAATCTCCATGCGCAGCTCTTTCAAAAGAAGAAAAAGGAAAGTAAAGAAGCAGAGAAAGAGAGCAAATTCACTGATTATGACCAACTTATCACCGCCGATGCCCGGAGCGATGAAGGTCTATTCACTACCCATTGGGTGGATGACAAAGTGTATTATGAAATGCCTTTTGATAAACTTAAAAAAGACATGCTGTGGGTGAGCCGTATCGCCAAGCTTCCTGGTAATTTTGGGGGAGGCTATACCAATGCGGGGTCCAAAATCAATGAGCAGGTTGTACGATGGTACCGGAGAGGAGATCATGTGGATTTAAAAGTGATCAGCTTTCAGAATGTGAGCGATGAGGAGTCCCCGATTTATCAATCTGTACAGGCGAATAATTTTTACTCCATCTTATTCAGCAGCAAAATAGAGAGCTTTAATCCAGACTCTACAGCTTTGCTCATTGATATCACTTCCATTTTTACTGATGAAGTAAGGGCCATCAATGCTATGCCTGACCGTTTGAGAAAGCAATATGAAGTAAAGCAATTAGACAAGAGCCGCACATATATTGAATCTGTAAAGTCATTTCCCGAGAATATTGAGATAAAACATGTCATGACATACGATGCGGCTAACCCACCGGAAAGTGACCAGGCCGGTACCATCAGCTTACTGCTCAACCAATCCATGATACTGCTGCCCGAAGACAAGATGCAGTCCCGCCTGGCTGACTATCGTGTAGGGTGGTTTACGATCAAAAAATACAATTATGATTCGGATGCCCTCAAGTCTGATGATTATGAGCTTATTCGCCGGTGGAGACTTATGCCCAAAGACATAGAAGCCTACAAGCGAGGCGAATTGGTAGAACCCGTCAAGCCTATCGTGTATTACCTTGACCCTGCTACACCCGAGAAATGGAGACCGTATTTCAAGCAGGGCATAGAAGACTGGAACCAGGCCTTTGAGAAAGCAGGTTTCAAAAATGCGATCATCGCCAAAGACGCTCCTTCTGAAGAAGAAGATCCGGCGTTTAGTCCCGAAGATGTACGCTACTCAGTGGTCAGGTATGTAGCCAGTACCACCCGAAATGCTATCGGTCCCTCAGTGACTGATCCCCGCACCGGAGAAATTATTGAAAGCGATATCATCTGGTACCACAACCATTTACGTTCTTACCGCAACCGCTACATGATTGAGGCAGGCGCCCAAAACCCATCTGCCAGAACATTACAAACTCCGGAAGCTGAAATCGGAGAGATGATGCGCATGGTGATTGCCCACGAAGTGGGGCATGCCCTGGGCCTACCGCACAATATGAAAGCCAGTGCTGCTTACCCAACTGATTCTCTACGTTCGGCTGACTTTACTCAACAATATGGGCTTACACCTTCCATCATGGATTATGCCCGTGTAAACTATGTTGCCCAGCCTGAAGATAAAGGGGTGCGCTATATCAGAATGATGGGACCTTATGATGAATATGCCATCAACTGGGGCTACCGTTATCTGCCCGAAGCACAAACTAAAGAGGATGAAAAAAATGTACTGGACTCCTGGATTTTGGAGAAAGCCGGAAATCCCTGGTATGAGTTTGGGAGCAGTAATTCAGGAATTGATCCGCAATCACAGACAGAAAGCCTGGGGAAAGATCAGGTCAAAGCCAGCGAGTACGGCTTGGCGAATATGAAAAAAGTAGTTCCCAATCTTGTCGCATGGACTTCGGTAGATGGACAGGGATATGACGAACTGGCGGAAGTGTATCGTGAACTCAGTTATATGTGGCGCGGCTACATTTCACATGTGATCACCAATATCGGCGGCGTTTATGAAACCAGAAAAACTGCCAATCAGGATGGCGCTATGTATGAGCATGTGCCCTTATCTATGCAAAAGAAGGCCATGGCTTTTCTGAATGAGCACGCCTTCAGTAGTCCTGACTGGCTGATGAATGCTGAGATTCTGGACAGGATAGAACCCGCCGGAGCCATAAAGCGAGCAAAGGCCATTCAGACATGGAGCCTGGAGCGTTTGCTGGATGAGGAACGGCTGCTGCGCATGGTAGAAAATGAAAGCTTCAACGGAAGCGAAGCCTATTCTGTACTTGACATGCTGGATAATTTGAGAAGAGGGATTTTCGCTGAACTGTACAACGGAAAAGCAGTAGACGCTTACCGTAGAAATTTGCACAGAGCTTATATAGACATCGCAAAATCCAAACTGGACTTACTTCAGCAGGAGCAGCCTGAGCGCGATGATGAAGAAATTATCATTTCAGATATCATTCCCCTGATGAGGGCTGAGCTGGAACAATTGTCTAGAGATCTAAAAAATCACAGCCAGAGAAACGCTGACAAAATGAGCAGAATTCATTGGAACGACCTTATTGCCAGAATTGATGATACTCATAAATAA
- a CDS encoding amidase, producing MNKFIMLCFSLSLCFIACTSPKQNEAVRLEELTIADIHQSFENKEYNSEQLVQAYLDRISQVDTDLNALTYINPDALEIARKLDDEYAETNRLRPLHGIPLVVKDNINTQGMPTTAGSLALENFVAEQDAFIIQKLLDAGAIILAKSNMAEWAFSPMHTESSTAGTTHNPYNPDYVPAGSSGGTAAAIAANLGIIGLGTDTGNSIRGPSSHCALVGFRTTLGLVSRSAIVPLYLRNDVVGPMCRTVEDATRVLEVIAGEDPADPLTAYAEGKIPGNYQQYLQKDGLEGARIGVLRTLSENEPDPEIHALFEQAISDLDSLGAIIVDTLVIPDFDSLRQNQWCAAFREDLETFLATYVRSDTLKTLEDIIRIGTKSEFAQGRLERQAENRGRYEEPEVPCLNPYEDERRIAFRTAIERVMDSLQVDAIIYPSWNHPPAHIERFSEEYEGDNSQIIAPHTGQPAFTVPMGYTEGNLPAGLQFLGRMYDEPTLIKLMYAYEQATQHRKAPKLLE from the coding sequence ATGAACAAATTCATCATGTTGTGCTTCTCGCTCAGCCTGTGCTTTATAGCCTGCACTTCTCCTAAGCAGAATGAAGCTGTAAGGCTTGAAGAACTCACCATCGCTGATATTCATCAGTCTTTTGAAAACAAGGAATACAATAGCGAGCAATTAGTACAGGCTTACCTGGACAGGATCAGCCAGGTGGACACTGACCTCAACGCACTTACCTACATCAATCCCGACGCATTGGAGATCGCCCGTAAGCTTGATGACGAATATGCTGAAACCAATAGGTTACGCCCGTTACATGGCATTCCATTGGTCGTCAAAGATAATATCAATACCCAGGGGATGCCTACCACCGCCGGTTCACTGGCATTAGAAAATTTCGTAGCGGAACAAGACGCATTCATCATCCAAAAACTGCTAGATGCGGGAGCGATCATTCTTGCTAAATCCAATATGGCGGAGTGGGCTTTCAGTCCTATGCATACCGAAAGCTCCACGGCAGGCACTACCCATAACCCTTATAATCCTGACTATGTGCCGGCAGGTTCCAGCGGTGGAACGGCAGCAGCGATAGCTGCCAATTTAGGAATTATAGGATTAGGAACGGATACCGGAAACTCTATTCGTGGCCCTTCTTCTCACTGCGCTTTGGTAGGATTCCGCACTACGCTGGGCCTGGTAAGCAGAAGTGCCATAGTACCTTTGTACCTGCGCAATGATGTGGTTGGACCTATGTGCCGAACCGTAGAGGATGCTACCCGTGTCCTGGAAGTGATTGCCGGAGAAGATCCTGCTGACCCGCTTACCGCTTATGCTGAAGGAAAAATACCCGGAAACTACCAGCAATATTTACAAAAAGATGGATTAGAAGGAGCCAGAATTGGCGTACTCAGAACGCTGAGTGAAAATGAGCCAGATCCGGAGATACACGCACTCTTTGAGCAGGCCATCTCAGACCTGGATTCCCTCGGAGCTATAATTGTTGATACCCTTGTGATCCCTGACTTTGACAGCTTGCGACAAAATCAGTGGTGCGCAGCATTCCGGGAAGATCTGGAAACTTTTTTGGCCACTTATGTACGGTCTGATACGCTCAAAACTTTGGAAGATATCATAAGAATTGGCACCAAGTCTGAATTCGCGCAAGGCCGACTGGAAAGACAGGCAGAAAACCGCGGAAGATATGAGGAACCGGAAGTGCCTTGTCTGAACCCTTACGAAGACGAGAGGCGCATTGCCTTCCGTACTGCGATTGAGCGAGTCATGGACTCGCTGCAAGTGGATGCCATCATATACCCTTCCTGGAATCATCCTCCTGCGCATATTGAGCGTTTTTCCGAAGAATACGAAGGCGACAACAGTCAAATCATTGCCCCTCATACCGGTCAGCCTGCTTTTACGGTACCTATGGGTTATACTGAGGGAAATTTACCGGCAGGACTTCAGTTTTTAGGCCGTATGTACGATGAGCCTACTCTGATCAAACTCATGTACGCCTATGAACAAGCTACACAACACCGAAAGGCACCTAAGCTGTTAGAGTAA
- a CDS encoding SusC/RagA family TonB-linked outer membrane protein, translating to MMKHLLMIFSLLLFISFQGYGQERTVSGKILDENEDPLPGVNVVVKGTTIGTISDIEGNYSLSVGSNDAILEFSFLGFKNQEIQVGNQSTINVNMEPDLTELSEVVVVGYGTKRKEELTGSVNVVDSESIQQVPTPSFQDALQGSSPGVQVVSQDGAPGAGISIRIRGIGSINASNEPLYVIDGIPITSGSGSLTTTDFDNGGRSANPLASINPNDIENIVILKDASSTAIYGARGANGVVLITTKQGSQGAAKIDLKARVGFSSPAFNNLLEPLNEEQYRQLYVEGYVNNGSYDTEQEALEFYNQQFPDQADTDWLDEITQTGVTQDYNISVSGGSEKLRYFVSGNVLQQDGIVVNNKFDRYSSRANLSASLTDRLTLTNNLTLSYFNQRGITDGTRWQAPFYVAYLMAPTIPVYDDQGLFYAEHADFFMGGNNPRGHLSDDRREREQTRIIDNLSIDYEILDNLSFRSAWSFDLIQVDDYIFNNGRYGDGRNANGSAQEAATDQLNWLGTQTLNYNNTFGEAHNIDVLLGYEAQHVKTDQLDISTEGFSHPSLIYVSAGANPQSETFNSRSEFAFQSLFSRVSYDFDQKYYLTASLRRDGSSRFGPESRYGTFWSIGGAYSISEEGFMQNVGFVDFLKLRASYGKTGNANIDDNNADTDDNYLWAETYGFAREYDGTPGAAPLSIGNPGLTWESQGNFNVGVDFTGFNNRVNANVEYFIRQSTDLILNRPLSRTTGFREQLSNISDMENRGIEIQLGADLISTPDFLLNAGINFTAITNEITSLDEAIVDGTKRREEGRDFQEYYLYGWAGVDPANGDPLWYTDETKSETTNQINNALRFYDGKSATPDFFGAFNLRAQYKAFTLSGQLNYQFGNYVYDGPGWVIHGDGRFTPRSTSTYAFNNRWTTPGQQAIFPQHRWGGNQSSNQQDSDRYLFEGDYMRLRTVSLAYNLPASVLSTLNLRSLQLSVLMNNFWTWTKDDQLYFDPEQTISGVYNTVTPINKTVSFVLNIGI from the coding sequence ATGATGAAACATCTATTGATGATTTTCAGCCTTTTGCTTTTTATCTCTTTTCAGGGATATGGGCAGGAGCGTACTGTATCCGGAAAAATTCTGGATGAAAATGAAGACCCGCTTCCCGGAGTTAATGTGGTCGTGAAAGGAACCACCATTGGTACGATTAGCGACATTGAGGGTAACTATAGCCTCAGCGTTGGCAGTAATGACGCCATCCTTGAATTTTCTTTTCTGGGCTTTAAAAATCAGGAGATTCAGGTGGGTAACCAGTCAACCATCAACGTAAACATGGAACCTGACCTGACTGAACTATCCGAAGTGGTGGTGGTAGGTTACGGCACCAAGAGAAAGGAAGAACTTACCGGCTCTGTGAATGTAGTAGACTCAGAGTCTATTCAGCAGGTTCCTACTCCTTCTTTTCAAGATGCCTTACAGGGAAGTTCACCTGGGGTGCAGGTGGTTTCTCAGGATGGTGCTCCCGGGGCAGGCATCTCTATTCGTATACGGGGTATTGGCTCTATCAATGCTTCCAATGAGCCTTTGTATGTCATAGATGGTATTCCTATTACCTCGGGCAGCGGATCGCTAACTACCACTGACTTCGACAATGGCGGAAGAAGTGCTAACCCTCTGGCATCAATCAACCCCAACGATATTGAAAATATTGTGATTTTGAAAGATGCTTCCTCCACTGCTATCTACGGTGCAAGGGGTGCCAATGGAGTAGTATTGATCACTACCAAGCAAGGCTCCCAGGGAGCGGCCAAGATTGATCTGAAAGCTCGTGTCGGGTTTTCATCTCCGGCCTTTAATAACTTACTTGAGCCTCTGAATGAAGAGCAATACCGTCAGCTCTACGTTGAAGGTTATGTTAATAACGGAAGTTATGATACTGAGCAGGAAGCACTGGAATTTTACAATCAGCAATTTCCTGATCAGGCAGACACAGACTGGCTTGATGAAATTACCCAGACGGGTGTTACCCAGGATTATAACATAAGTGTCTCAGGTGGCTCAGAAAAACTGAGATACTTTGTATCCGGAAATGTATTGCAACAGGATGGTATTGTAGTCAATAACAAATTTGACCGTTATTCAAGCAGAGCCAACCTAAGCGCCAGCCTGACCGATAGGCTTACCCTTACCAATAATTTAACACTCTCTTATTTTAACCAGAGAGGTATCACTGATGGTACACGCTGGCAGGCACCTTTTTATGTAGCTTACCTTATGGCACCTACCATACCGGTGTATGATGATCAGGGCTTATTCTATGCCGAACATGCTGATTTTTTTATGGGGGGCAACAACCCTCGGGGCCACCTTTCTGATGATAGAAGAGAGCGTGAACAAACCCGCATCATTGACAACCTGAGCATTGATTACGAAATCCTTGATAACCTTTCTTTCCGTTCAGCCTGGTCCTTTGACCTGATTCAGGTAGATGACTATATATTTAATAATGGTCGTTATGGTGACGGTAGAAACGCCAACGGAAGTGCACAGGAAGCAGCCACTGACCAACTCAACTGGCTGGGCACACAGACCCTGAATTACAACAACACTTTTGGAGAGGCTCACAACATAGATGTACTGCTGGGATACGAAGCACAACATGTAAAAACCGATCAGTTAGACATCTCTACTGAAGGATTTTCACACCCTTCACTGATCTACGTTTCTGCAGGGGCCAACCCACAGTCAGAGACCTTTAACAGCCGCTCAGAGTTTGCGTTTCAATCTCTCTTCAGCCGGGTAAGCTATGATTTTGATCAGAAATATTACCTTACCGCTTCCCTGAGAAGGGACGGATCTTCCCGCTTTGGCCCAGAGTCTCGCTATGGTACTTTCTGGTCGATAGGAGGTGCATACTCCATAAGCGAAGAAGGCTTTATGCAGAATGTCGGCTTTGTTGATTTTCTGAAGCTTAGAGCCAGTTATGGTAAAACAGGTAACGCCAATATTGATGACAACAATGCCGATACTGATGATAACTACCTGTGGGCTGAGACCTATGGGTTTGCCCGTGAGTATGATGGTACTCCTGGTGCGGCCCCCCTCTCTATCGGAAACCCGGGGCTTACCTGGGAATCACAAGGTAACTTCAATGTAGGTGTTGACTTTACCGGTTTCAATAACCGAGTGAATGCTAATGTAGAGTATTTCATCAGACAGTCTACTGATCTAATCCTCAACCGGCCTCTTTCCCGTACCACCGGATTCCGTGAGCAGCTTTCCAATATCAGTGATATGGAAAACAGAGGTATTGAGATACAACTGGGTGCTGACCTGATTTCAACGCCTGATTTCTTATTGAATGCAGGAATAAACTTTACGGCCATTACCAACGAAATCACCAGCCTGGACGAAGCTATCGTGGATGGTACCAAACGGAGAGAAGAAGGGCGTGATTTCCAGGAATATTACCTCTACGGATGGGCGGGGGTTGACCCGGCCAATGGTGATCCACTCTGGTATACTGATGAAACCAAGTCAGAAACTACCAACCAGATCAATAACGCGCTTCGCTTTTATGATGGCAAAAGTGCGACCCCTGACTTCTTCGGTGCTTTCAACCTGAGAGCTCAATACAAGGCTTTTACTCTCTCAGGGCAGTTGAACTACCAGTTCGGAAACTATGTGTATGATGGCCCCGGATGGGTAATCCATGGTGATGGCAGATTTACACCTCGTAGTACTTCTACCTATGCTTTTAATAACCGATGGACCACTCCCGGTCAGCAGGCTATCTTTCCTCAGCACCGCTGGGGTGGTAACCAAAGCTCTAACCAGCAGGACTCAGACCGCTACCTCTTTGAAGGAGATTATATGAGACTTAGAACTGTAAGCTTAGCATATAATCTTCCTGCCAGTGTGCTCAGTACACTGAACCTCCGTTCACTGCAACTTTCAGTATTGATGAATAATTTCTGGACCTGGACCAAAGATGATCAATTATATTTTGATCCTGAACAGACTATTAGCGGTGTTTACAATACAGTTACACCCATCAATAAGACTGTCAGTTTTGTGTTAAACATTGGTATTTAA
- a CDS encoding serine hydrolase domain-containing protein, whose product MNQAQNIKLILFPLLFLILISCKENPDTEESSSLSAETESQIDSLFLEWEMADYPGGSVGIMRDGEIVYAKGFGLASLEYGIPNTDSTLYNIASVSKQFTAYAMLLLQSQGKLSLNDEIHQYFPDLHELGYPITIKQMVHHTSGLRSLHALMHMAGWRGQDKRTNEDLMRLMHRQEALNFRPGDEYLYCNTGYMLMAEIVEQISGQNFISWMDENVFTPVGMEHTYVEEEYDLVSKNNATSYNWYSQDSSYRYAVPYWGYVGSGNIHTNIYDLLKWQDFLNNPPDGQKETVAAMFERGILNNGDTLDYAFGMSTFQDYHGEQGFGHGGSIGGFRASIQSVPEHQLNVVVLTNFSNSEPAEKAFRIIDIVLEKAIEEETSDEEAETETAKPMAVSPEVSGEYYSPELSTTYYLKLSDDETVTIGHTRHGTFDMQMLSQDTLSGDHYAMREIVLKRNPSGKIAGFTASNGRVRNMRFVKVR is encoded by the coding sequence ATGAATCAAGCACAAAATATAAAACTGATTCTTTTTCCCCTACTGTTTTTAATTTTAATCTCCTGCAAAGAAAATCCTGACACTGAAGAATCTTCCTCGCTTTCGGCTGAAACCGAGTCGCAAATTGACTCCCTCTTTCTGGAATGGGAGATGGCTGACTATCCGGGGGGCAGTGTGGGAATCATGCGAGATGGAGAGATTGTATATGCGAAAGGCTTTGGCCTGGCCAGCCTGGAATATGGTATTCCCAATACCGACAGCACCTTATACAATATCGCTTCCGTTTCCAAGCAGTTTACTGCTTACGCCATGCTATTACTACAAAGTCAGGGAAAACTATCACTGAATGATGAAATACATCAATACTTCCCTGACCTGCACGAGCTGGGCTACCCTATCACTATCAAGCAAATGGTCCATCATACCAGCGGTCTCAGAAGCCTGCACGCCCTCATGCACATGGCAGGCTGGAGAGGGCAGGATAAGCGTACCAATGAAGATCTTATGCGACTGATGCACAGGCAGGAGGCGCTAAACTTCAGACCCGGCGATGAATATCTTTATTGCAATACGGGTTATATGCTGATGGCTGAGATTGTGGAGCAAATCAGCGGTCAAAATTTTATCTCATGGATGGATGAAAATGTTTTTACGCCTGTAGGTATGGAGCATACCTATGTCGAGGAAGAGTATGATCTGGTATCTAAAAATAATGCCACCTCATACAATTGGTACAGTCAAGACTCCTCCTACAGATATGCGGTCCCTTACTGGGGCTATGTAGGTTCGGGTAACATTCATACCAACATCTATGATCTGCTCAAGTGGCAGGACTTTCTAAACAACCCACCCGATGGGCAAAAAGAGACCGTGGCAGCTATGTTTGAAAGGGGAATACTCAACAATGGCGATACACTTGATTACGCCTTTGGCATGAGTACTTTTCAGGACTATCACGGAGAGCAGGGATTTGGTCATGGTGGTTCAATTGGGGGATTCAGGGCTTCTATTCAGTCGGTGCCTGAACATCAACTTAATGTGGTTGTATTAACTAATTTTTCTAACAGTGAGCCAGCGGAAAAAGCATTTCGCATCATAGATATTGTGCTGGAAAAAGCTATAGAAGAGGAAACTTCTGACGAAGAAGCAGAGACAGAAACCGCAAAGCCTATGGCAGTTTCACCTGAGGTTTCAGGTGAGTACTACAGTCCCGAGTTAAGTACTACCTATTACCTGAAGCTAAGCGATGATGAAACCGTCACCATTGGGCATACTCGCCATGGTACTTTTGATATGCAAATGCTAAGTCAGGATACGCTTTCCGGAGATCATTATGCTATGCGGGAGATTGTACTTAAACGAAACCCTAGCGGTAAAATAGCGGGATTCACAGCTAGTAATGGCAGAGTGAGAAATATGCGGTTTGTCAAAGTCAGATGA
- a CDS encoding RagB/SusD family nutrient uptake outer membrane protein, which produces MKTIRYIYKSLLLIPLTLLSVSCGEDFLDLQPPLQVANSDFLETVDDFQAAVLGAYDQMQLADYYGRYFVLVPDIMGEDIKQNASANRGKEWAEYNGAPTTNQSEHREFWAEIYEIVNMANQMINAEFAPPASRQEEFENLLGQAYAIRALGHFDLVRLFAQTYTFTPDASHPGIPVVTEFDPEARPVRNTVAQVYDQIIADFETAIPLLTSDPDNAGTISREAAQALLSRVYLYMGRYTEAAALATEVVNSGRFTLVSQAAYPNQFLEGNSSEAIFEIIFSQLDNPGSDHLGNMYKSSGYGDYLPSQQLFALFEEGDIRATLFADDDNLDGTIYANAEGEGKRVYKYPSEGAIIATDNVPVIRYSEVLLNRAEALAKTGDDAGALADLNMIRERAGVDPLSGLSGQALVDEILLERRRELFAEGHRVFDITRNGQDLVRTDCTSPTCIVEFPDPNFILPLPQEETDVNPNIEQAPGYGT; this is translated from the coding sequence ATGAAGACTATAAGATATATATATAAATCGCTCCTATTGATCCCGCTAACGCTGTTGAGTGTTTCCTGCGGGGAGGATTTCCTGGACCTGCAGCCTCCCTTGCAGGTAGCTAATTCTGATTTTCTGGAAACTGTAGACGACTTTCAGGCTGCTGTACTCGGAGCTTACGACCAGATGCAGCTGGCCGACTACTACGGGCGCTACTTTGTGCTGGTCCCAGATATTATGGGAGAAGACATCAAGCAAAACGCCAGTGCCAACCGGGGAAAAGAGTGGGCTGAGTATAATGGTGCCCCTACTACCAACCAGAGTGAACATCGTGAGTTCTGGGCAGAAATCTATGAGATCGTCAACATGGCGAATCAAATGATCAATGCTGAGTTTGCCCCCCCTGCCAGCCGTCAGGAGGAGTTTGAAAACTTACTGGGACAGGCTTATGCCATTCGTGCATTAGGCCATTTTGATCTGGTCCGATTATTTGCTCAGACCTATACATTCACTCCGGATGCTTCACATCCGGGTATCCCTGTAGTGACTGAATTTGACCCGGAAGCACGCCCTGTGCGTAATACGGTAGCGCAGGTTTATGACCAGATTATCGCTGACTTTGAAACTGCGATCCCTCTCCTGACTTCGGACCCGGACAATGCAGGGACAATAAGCAGAGAGGCGGCGCAAGCCCTGCTTTCAAGAGTATATCTTTACATGGGCCGCTACACCGAAGCTGCTGCTTTGGCAACTGAGGTGGTCAACAGCGGAAGATTTACTCTCGTGAGCCAAGCAGCTTACCCTAATCAGTTTCTGGAAGGCAACTCTTCTGAGGCTATCTTTGAAATTATCTTCAGCCAGTTGGACAATCCCGGCTCAGATCATTTAGGGAATATGTACAAAAGCTCAGGTTATGGTGACTACCTCCCTTCTCAGCAACTATTTGCGCTTTTTGAAGAAGGTGATATTAGAGCAACATTATTTGCCGACGACGATAACCTGGACGGGACTATTTATGCCAATGCCGAAGGGGAAGGAAAGCGTGTTTATAAATACCCCAGTGAAGGAGCTATCATTGCTACTGACAATGTGCCGGTAATACGTTATTCCGAAGTGCTTTTGAATCGTGCCGAGGCACTTGCCAAAACCGGAGATGACGCTGGCGCGCTGGCTGACTTAAATATGATTCGCGAACGTGCTGGCGTAGACCCACTGAGTGGCCTGAGTGGACAGGCTTTGGTGGATGAAATCCTGCTGGAAAGAAGAAGAGAGCTGTTTGCGGAAGGGCACCGCGTATTTGATATTACAAGAAACGGACAGGACCTGGTACGTACGGATTGTACTTCCCCTACCTGTATAGTAGAGTTCCCTGATCCTAATTTTATCCTACCGTTACCGCAGGAGGAAACGGATGTGAATCCAAATATTGAGCAGGCTCCCGGTTACGGCACCTGA